A genomic window from Streptomyces sp. 846.5 includes:
- a CDS encoding beta-1,3-glucanase family protein yields MISRRKLISASIAAAAAPVLLTTLRRTASASTTPTLPVQLANNTSSATVYAYVLGLDLNQGNSWAFLQADGSTLYHPPSPSAPGAALGADCAIALNAPGSPAKTIYVPHLASGRIYFSIGSKLTFLVNPGPGIAMPSVSNPTDPNIATAYSFCEFTYDTNQLYANISYVDFASVPISFNLQTPQGSQTVNGLPAGGLATVAAALRAQAATDGSDWAKLIVTDSSGAALRVLSPNTAITANPSLFGGYLESYIDQVWTKYQSTDLVIDTQASWGSTTGRVSNGVLSFPGVGSFAKPSTAAVFNCSSAPFTTGNDEMGNLSARLAAALNRTTLLDNANQPDGENPSAFYAQPRTNHYARILHQTATDHLGYAFPYDDVHPAGVDFEGRVQSSSPTSLTISVGAAQGGSTSTSASASPTSGTGTGAFGTIQAESFTSQSGTATETCSDTGGGQDVGWIANGDWLSYAGIDFGSTGATQFQARVASGAAAGVSGLVQVRLNSPTGTVLGSFSIAGTGGWQTWQTVPAAITRTTGVQTVYLTFASGQPADFVNINWFTFKAS; encoded by the coding sequence GTGATCTCCCGCCGTAAACTGATCAGCGCCTCGATCGCAGCCGCGGCCGCGCCGGTCCTGCTCACCACCCTGCGACGCACCGCCTCGGCGAGCACGACCCCCACCCTCCCGGTCCAGTTGGCCAACAACACCTCCTCCGCCACGGTCTACGCCTACGTCCTGGGCCTGGACCTCAACCAGGGCAACAGCTGGGCCTTCCTGCAGGCCGACGGGAGCACGCTCTACCACCCGCCGTCCCCCTCCGCTCCGGGAGCGGCGCTCGGCGCCGACTGCGCGATCGCGCTGAACGCGCCCGGCTCGCCGGCCAAGACGATCTACGTTCCCCATCTGGCCAGCGGACGGATCTACTTCTCCATCGGCAGCAAGCTCACCTTCCTGGTCAACCCCGGCCCCGGCATCGCGATGCCGTCGGTGTCCAACCCCACCGACCCCAACATCGCCACGGCCTACAGCTTCTGCGAGTTCACCTACGACACCAACCAGTTGTACGCCAACATCAGCTATGTGGACTTCGCGTCCGTGCCCATCTCGTTCAACCTGCAGACGCCCCAGGGCAGTCAGACGGTGAACGGTCTGCCGGCCGGCGGGCTGGCGACGGTGGCCGCCGCCCTGCGCGCCCAGGCCGCCACGGACGGCAGCGACTGGGCCAAGCTCATCGTCACCGACTCCAGCGGGGCGGCGCTGCGCGTGCTCAGCCCCAACACCGCGATCACGGCCAACCCCTCGCTCTTCGGCGGCTACCTCGAGAGCTACATCGACCAGGTCTGGACGAAGTACCAGAGCACCGACCTGGTGATCGACACCCAGGCCTCCTGGGGCAGCACCACCGGACGCGTCAGCAACGGCGTGCTGAGCTTCCCCGGGGTCGGCAGCTTCGCCAAGCCCAGCACCGCAGCCGTGTTCAACTGCAGCAGCGCCCCGTTCACCACCGGCAACGACGAGATGGGGAACCTCAGCGCCCGTCTCGCCGCCGCCCTCAACCGCACCACGCTGCTGGACAACGCCAACCAGCCTGACGGCGAGAACCCCTCGGCCTTCTACGCGCAGCCGCGGACCAACCACTACGCCCGCATCCTGCACCAGACCGCGACCGACCACCTGGGTTACGCCTTCCCCTACGACGACGTCCACCCCGCCGGGGTCGACTTCGAGGGCAGGGTGCAGTCGTCCTCGCCGACCTCACTCACCATCAGCGTCGGTGCGGCGCAGGGGGGTTCGACCAGCACGTCGGCCTCGGCCTCGCCGACCAGTGGCACCGGCACCGGAGCCTTCGGCACCATCCAGGCCGAGTCCTTCACCTCACAGTCCGGCACGGCGACCGAGACCTGCAGCGACACCGGAGGGGGCCAGGACGTCGGCTGGATCGCCAACGGGGACTGGCTGAGCTACGCCGGCATCGACTTCGGCAGCACCGGGGCCACCCAGTTCCAGGCCCGCGTGGCCTCCGGAGCCGCCGCCGGTGTCAGCGGCCTGGTCCAGGTCCGTCTCAACAGCCCCACCGGCACGGTGCTGGGGAGCTTCTCCATCGCCGGCACGGGCGGCTGGCAGACCTGGCAGACCGTCCCCGCCGCGATCACCCGCACCACCGGGGTCCAGACCGTTTACCTCACCTTCGCCAGCGGGCAACCTGCCGACTTCGTGAACATCAACTGGTTCACGTTCAAGGCCAGTTAG